A window of the Radiobacillus deserti genome harbors these coding sequences:
- the flgK gene encoding flagellar hook-associated protein FlgK: MTSTFHGLEVAKRALFAQQAALYTTSHNIANANTEGYTRQRVNFNQVSTLSPSRSNSLFDAQIGSGVEAGSIERIRDKFLDLQYRRESSKLGYYESLSSSYLQMEEIMNEPSDTGLAKTMDQFWQSLQDLSVNPEDSGARSVVVERGIAVADTFKYLSNSLQSVKSNLEEEINVTTKEVNSILTQISAVNKQISEIEPHGYLPNDLYDERDRLIDKLSGIVNVSVSYQDSGGQPNPIATGLAKIQLANSSGEAVSPPVTLVDYPIGSGEPEDFVNEIEVEIVGSTVNAIKVDGQDYTGADFPSSGKIKALVEAYGYQDGADVKGIYPAMLNDLDEMAYEFANAFNTAHQQGFDLEGNSGGAFLCSKWYTTRCGSEFKC, encoded by the coding sequence ATGACTTCTACATTTCACGGATTAGAGGTAGCAAAACGTGCATTATTCGCACAACAAGCAGCTTTATATACAACAAGTCATAACATTGCAAATGCGAATACAGAAGGATATACAAGACAACGTGTCAATTTTAATCAAGTATCGACCTTGTCCCCTTCTCGCTCAAACAGTCTATTCGACGCCCAAATCGGTAGCGGGGTGGAAGCTGGTTCGATTGAACGAATTCGCGATAAGTTTTTAGATCTTCAGTATCGAAGAGAATCTAGTAAGCTAGGGTATTATGAATCTTTATCTAGTTCTTATCTGCAAATGGAAGAAATTATGAATGAACCTTCCGATACTGGTTTGGCGAAAACAATGGACCAGTTTTGGCAATCTTTGCAAGACTTGTCTGTTAATCCAGAGGATTCTGGTGCGCGTTCCGTTGTAGTAGAACGTGGTATTGCTGTTGCGGATACATTTAAGTATTTGTCCAATTCCTTACAATCGGTAAAGAGTAATCTAGAGGAAGAAATCAATGTAACAACAAAAGAAGTAAACTCTATTCTTACTCAGATAAGCGCTGTAAACAAACAAATAAGTGAGATTGAACCTCACGGATATTTACCTAATGATTTATATGATGAACGTGATCGATTGATTGATAAATTATCCGGTATTGTGAACGTTAGTGTAAGTTATCAAGATAGTGGCGGACAACCGAACCCAATAGCTACTGGATTAGCGAAAATTCAATTAGCAAATAGCTCAGGTGAAGCTGTATCCCCGCCTGTTACATTAGTGGATTATCCAATAGGTTCTGGTGAACCAGAAGATTTTGTGAATGAAATAGAAGTTGAGATTGTTGGTTCAACAGTCAATGCTATCAAGGTCGATGGTCAAGATTATACTGGCGCAGACTTTCCGTCAAGTGGAAAAATAAAAGCTTTAGTTGAAGCTTATGGGTATCAAGATGGAGCCGATGTTAAAGGAATTTATCCAGCTATGTTAAATGATTTAGATGAGATGGCTTATGAATTCGCGAATGCTTTTAACACAGCTCATCAACAAGGTTTTGATCTTGAAGGTAATAGTGGTGGTGCCTTTTTGTGTAGTAAGTGGTACACAACAAGGTGCGGCAGCGAGTTTAAGTGTTAG
- a CDS encoding flagellar protein FlgN, giving the protein MTVQAIIESLSKLKQLHESLLAVSVEKTEAVKEGKTEVLQSLLIKERKHVQAVEQLETKRVSLTEAWANEQGFPPEDVTVSFVLDHLEDGEEKEQLEQVTFVLASVLVKLKQQEQLNRELIQQSLQFINLSLDMVNPTVKNINYGNAANKQPEQTARRSAFDSKA; this is encoded by the coding sequence ATGACTGTCCAAGCGATTATTGAATCCTTATCAAAATTAAAACAATTACATGAAAGCTTACTTGCTGTTTCTGTAGAGAAGACCGAAGCGGTCAAAGAAGGAAAAACAGAAGTATTACAAAGCTTACTTATAAAAGAAAGAAAGCACGTTCAGGCCGTTGAACAGCTTGAGACGAAGCGAGTGAGTCTAACCGAAGCTTGGGCAAACGAACAAGGCTTCCCACCAGAAGACGTGACGGTTTCATTTGTTCTAGACCATCTGGAAGATGGCGAAGAAAAAGAACAATTGGAGCAAGTCACGTTCGTACTGGCCAGCGTTTTAGTAAAGCTCAAGCAGCAGGAGCAACTAAATCGTGAATTAATCCAGCAATCTTTGCAATTCATCAACTTGTCATTAGATATGGTTAATCCAACTGTTAAAAATATAAATTATGGAAACGCGGCAAACAAACAACCGGAACAAACAGCTCGACGCTCTGCGTTTGACTCGAAGGCATAG
- the flgM gene encoding flagellar biosynthesis anti-sigma factor FlgM: MKIQGPNHSNFNPYTKQIQRQQEIRKEIAKEDKVQISNQAKQLQENTKPDPARLEKIEQLKQAVEAGSYQVDAKETAKKMLNFWSNKA, translated from the coding sequence ATGAAAATACAAGGGCCGAATCATTCCAATTTCAATCCCTATACAAAACAAATTCAACGACAGCAAGAAATAAGAAAAGAAATTGCAAAAGAGGATAAGGTGCAAATTTCCAACCAAGCAAAACAACTTCAAGAGAATACGAAACCAGATCCAGCACGCTTAGAAAAAATAGAACAACTAAAACAAGCGGTGGAGGCTGGCTCGTATCAAGTAGATGCGAAAGAGACTGCTAAGAAAATGCTAAACTTTTGGAGCAATAAAGCCTAA
- a CDS encoding TIGR03826 family flagellar region protein, whose amino-acid sequence MAELSNCPRCDKLFVKGYRDICQDCYKQEEMDFQTVYAFMKQRKNREATVLDIVEATGVEETLILKFVKEQRLRTSQFPRLAYKCERCEREITEGNLCVKCTKELLGDIDFQERVDAHKSHSDKATYFTKK is encoded by the coding sequence GTGGCCGAATTATCAAATTGCCCTAGATGTGACAAACTGTTTGTAAAAGGATATCGCGATATTTGTCAAGATTGTTATAAGCAAGAAGAAATGGATTTTCAGACTGTTTATGCATTCATGAAGCAGCGAAAAAATCGTGAGGCTACTGTTTTAGATATCGTAGAAGCAACAGGAGTCGAGGAAACACTTATTTTGAAGTTCGTCAAAGAACAACGTCTTCGCACATCACAGTTTCCCCGACTTGCATATAAATGCGAGAGATGTGAGCGCGAGATTACGGAGGGAAACCTTTGTGTAAAATGTACAAAAGAGTTATTGGGTGACATAGACTTTCAGGAAAGAGTCGATGCTCATAAATCGCATAGTGACAAAGCAACATATTTCACGAAAAAATAA
- a CDS encoding ComF family protein, with amino-acid sequence MSYCLICGTETIREVDWTSMFTFESPSPLCETCKESFHILHGNRCTICSREWKESLCPDCKRWERHPQWKGVLKQNVSLFAYNQPLQKAIARWKYRGDYVLIEAFEKEWKKLFNQTFVQYNLTLVPIPLSEERLLERKFNQAEALINLLAQPSKKLLKRMNTEKQSKKTREQRMNIKNPFQLVKPIQHSVLLVDDIYTTGSTIRHAAKLLKDAGCPSVHAMTLAR; translated from the coding sequence TGGAACAGAAACCATTCGTGAAGTGGATTGGACTTCTATGTTTACATTTGAATCCCCGTCTCCGTTGTGTGAAACATGTAAAGAATCCTTTCATATTCTCCATGGAAATAGGTGCACCATATGCTCCAGAGAATGGAAGGAGTCTTTATGTCCGGATTGTAAACGTTGGGAAAGGCACCCACAATGGAAAGGCGTACTAAAACAAAATGTATCCCTGTTTGCTTATAATCAACCTTTACAGAAAGCAATTGCAAGATGGAAGTACAGAGGAGATTATGTCCTGATCGAAGCCTTTGAAAAGGAATGGAAGAAACTATTTAATCAAACGTTTGTTCAATACAATTTAACCCTAGTGCCAATCCCGTTAAGTGAAGAACGATTGCTAGAAAGGAAATTCAATCAAGCAGAAGCATTAATCAATCTTCTTGCTCAACCATCCAAGAAGTTGCTAAAAAGAATGAACACCGAAAAGCAATCCAAAAAAACACGTGAACAAAGAATGAACATAAAAAATCCATTTCAATTAGTAAAGCCTATTCAACATTCGGTCTTGCTTGTCGATGATATATATACAACAGGAAGTACAATTAGACATGCAGCAAAGCTTTTGAAGGATGCTGGCTGTCCAAGTGTGCATGCGATGACGTTGGCACGATGA